A window of Halomonas sp. GFAJ-1 contains these coding sequences:
- a CDS encoding urease accessory protein UreF has translation MPTEQPSDLALLGLMQLVSPALPIGAFAFSQGLESAFELGWVSDEQSLSEWLSGVLEDGLTRCELPLIARLYTAFEQQDSSAIALWDEWLAATRETAELATEDSRLGASLKRLQGSLNLLPHETLLPVQAGYVTLFSYAAHMRGVSKRQALLGFGWAWLENQLAVACKALPLGHTAAQRVIEQLRGELVAAVDQALLLDDDDLGPVLPGVALASALHETQYSRLFRS, from the coding sequence ATGCCCACTGAGCAGCCATCAGACCTCGCCCTGTTAGGGCTGATGCAGCTGGTCAGCCCGGCGCTGCCCATTGGGGCCTTCGCCTTTTCCCAAGGGCTAGAGAGCGCCTTTGAGCTGGGCTGGGTAAGCGATGAGCAAAGCCTTTCTGAGTGGCTTTCTGGCGTACTGGAAGATGGCCTAACCCGCTGTGAACTGCCGCTAATCGCGCGCTTGTACACCGCTTTTGAACAGCAGGACAGTAGTGCCATCGCCCTGTGGGACGAATGGCTAGCCGCCACCCGCGAAACCGCTGAATTAGCCACCGAGGATAGCCGCTTGGGTGCTTCACTCAAGCGCTTGCAGGGCAGCCTGAACTTATTGCCACATGAGACGTTACTGCCGGTTCAGGCCGGCTACGTCACCCTATTTAGCTATGCTGCTCACATGCGCGGCGTATCCAAGCGTCAGGCGCTTTTAGGGTTTGGCTGGGCGTGGCTGGAAAACCAGCTGGCAGTCGCCTGCAAAGCACTGCCCCTGGGCCACACCGCCGCCCAGCGCGTGATTGAACAGCTTCGCGGGGAGCTGGTGGCTGCCGTCGACCAGGCATTGTTGCTCGACGATGATGACCTTGGCCCCGTACTGCCCGGCGTGGCGCTGGCAAGTGCGCTGCATGAAACGCAATATTCACGCTTGTTTAGAAGCTAA
- a CDS encoding urease accessory protein UreG — MTHCLRVGVGGPVGSGKTALLKQLCSALRDYYDIAVVTNDIYTREDADFLLKHDALPADRILGVETGGCPHTAIREDASMNLAAIDELHARHPKLELVLVESGGDNLSATFSPELSDLTLYVIDVSAGDKIPRKGGPGITKSDLLIINKIDIAEQVHASLEVMERDSKKMRGERPFVFTNLYDGVGLEEIIRFILDKGMLDERRPQAEKANG; from the coding sequence ATGACGCACTGTTTACGCGTAGGCGTGGGTGGCCCGGTTGGGTCCGGTAAAACCGCACTGCTCAAGCAGCTCTGTTCAGCGCTAAGGGATTACTACGATATCGCCGTTGTGACCAATGATATTTATACCCGCGAAGACGCTGACTTTCTGCTCAAACACGATGCCCTGCCTGCCGACCGCATCCTGGGCGTGGAAACCGGCGGCTGCCCGCACACGGCGATTCGTGAAGATGCCTCGATGAACCTAGCGGCGATTGACGAGCTGCACGCCCGCCATCCAAAACTTGAGCTAGTGTTGGTGGAGTCTGGTGGCGACAACCTATCGGCCACTTTCAGCCCCGAGCTTTCCGATCTAACGCTGTACGTGATCGATGTTTCCGCAGGCGATAAGATCCCCCGTAAAGGCGGGCCGGGTATTACCAAGTCAGACCTACTGATTATCAACAAAATTGATATTGCCGAGCAGGTGCACGCCTCTCTTGAGGTGATGGAGCGCGACTCGAAGAAAATGCGTGGCGAGCGTCCCTTTGTGTTTACCAACCTCTACGATGGCGTTGGGCTTGAAGAGATCATCCGCTTTATTCTCGATAAAGGGATGTTAGATGAGAGGCGCCCACAGGCTGAAAAAGCTAACGGCTGA